The Leptodactylus fuscus isolate aLepFus1 chromosome 1, aLepFus1.hap2, whole genome shotgun sequence nucleotide sequence AGAGGAAATCACGTATTCATTCTCAGAGAAATAATGCCGTGTAACACCTCTTATAATTTACTGGTTGGCATGACAACATTAACATATGATTATGGTCATTGTGTTGGGAATCCCCCGCATGAGATAATAATGAAATTTTAATGAGTCGATTTTGGAAGAGTGAAATTGTGAAAAGTAATTACCCAGCCTGGAAGATTAATAGCAGCGCTGCACAGGGCTCGCTCAATAAATAACCAAAGCATATTATACAGGGACCCATTCAATGTCAACCACATTCATTGTCTCCTCAATACATCAGAAATTGTATGTTTATCACAGTGTGAACTGTTTCTTTTATTACTATTTAGACATCTGTAATCAGCTGATCTAAAAAATGATGTATGCAAATTGTATTTATCTATATGATATACATGTAGAGAATTTTTAGATACTTATATTTAGTAGGATTTGGTATGTGGCTACATAATGCTATGGTTACACTATGACTTTGGACAGTTAGTCGCATATAAAAAATGTGACATATTCATCTGTGATCTGTTGCAATGTGACAATTTTATGGTTCTATTTTGGCTGCGATTAAGGTTTTGCAATAGCCTTtagatagttaaaaaaaaaaaaagaaaaaaaaaagaaaaaaaaaaagaagtgtgtCAGTCACACATGACCTTACATATAATCTATGCTAGCAATGTTCTAAACTGGATTTGGGGATGGCTTCCTATTCCCAGTCCAgcctgtccaactttgtgtccggccaaagaaaaacggtttccccgcagagaggctggaTACGGAAACTGGCGgtttacttttaaaacccattcaaatgaatgggttttaaaactgaggaCATAAACCCGGTGGAATGACACAGAGcgcacaggggtgcaagtgtgaacgcccccttagaatgCTTTCAAAGTAGAAGAGTTAATAGTTTAttcttgtcaattaacaaaatgaagcaaatgaactaaagagaaatctaaatcacatcaatatctgGTATGACCGACCCTTGGAGGTGGAatcttggaagtgatgatatggccccaacAGAACCCTGATCTTAGCATCATCAAGTCAGTCTGGGTTtaaatgaagagacagaaggatttgagcaaccCTACGTCtacagaagaattgatgctgcttTAAGggcggtcataccaaatattgatgtgatttagattaatCTTTTTTTCCTTCACTTCATTTTTGTTTTGAAGCATTTTTTAGAGATCCACTTAAAACATTTGCACCGtgaagtatacatatatatgtaatatatacatattatattaaatatatattatatctatatacatcATTGCGTCTATCCATTTATCTCTGCTTCTTACCTTTGTAATTAGTTTCCTGTTCACCATGTCCTGTTTCCAGGGCATGACATAACGTTTGGGGATAAGTGGATGTCTCCTGGAGAACTCAGAAACATGTAAGCGAGCAAGTctgtaaaaaaatgcaaaataataaTGCAACACTTAGATATATTGGTGTACTTGTATGATTACAGGACATATAAAATCAGCATTGGTCAAATTTTCCTCGCCTGGCTGTACATAGGGTTTGTACCCCATCCTGATATTTCTCGCTGTGATAATGCATTAGAGTATGTTACAGCTATGTGGATGATCTTTCCAATTCATCATTGCTGTACATGTACTTACAAGCCAATTCATTGTTATGATTGTAATGGAAAAGCGATTACTTGCAAATAATTCTCcaaattttcacattttcatCATTGCATTTAAAGCCTGCTTAACATGGCTTAAACTGTCCACATCATGATCAGTCATCACACTTATTTTATTGTCACATAATATCCAGCCCATTATAGGTATCCGCAGAAATAATGCAGCATATCTAGCAATATAAGGCTTTGGTCACACCTGCGATGGGTGACTGGTCGGGGACTCCGCCCTGATTCTGCTTAGAatatgaagagagaaaagtcctgctaggaagcaggacttttctctccactaatTTCGGGTGGAATTCTGGCAGACCCCATAactataaagtctatggggtccgcgggtaacagctttttaagcggattggattTCTGTGTTTCGGGTCCCCAAAcacacccaaagaacagaaacctcaGAACCTAGTGTAAGACAATTTTCAGCACAGTACACTTTCCACTTATTTGTCATCATGAATGGCTTTAGGGCTTATTCAGAATTAACCCTTTATTGGCCAACATAAATTGATTTTATTGTGGCTTTCAGCAGACTTATAGTAGTAGACTTCTTCTGATGTGCTGCCTTTTTATGGTGGAACTTCAAAAGAAAGAAGAAGATTGCAGCAGTCCTCAACATGACTTTGGGAAATCtatgccttagggccccttcacacagcgtaagcgctcggctcattccgagccgtacacacgagtgcttctaaacacttcccattcacttcaataggagcgatcgtaaagccggctttacgcgcactcccattgaagtgaatgggaaggctttacgtgcgctcccattgaagtgaatgggaagtgtttagaagcgcttgcgtgtacggctcagaatgagccgagcacttacgccgtgtgaaggggcccttacagtggcgtaactaccacggaggcagcagaggcagctgccacagggcccgggacattaggggcccagtgacagccgctaccactgctatcattattctcgggggtcttttcagacccccgagtataatgatcggggccccgtGTTggtggtatactttccctattaatatagggaaagtatatgtacgATGCTGCAGCTACGGCTgatacacaggagctgcaggtctggctcctctcagcgcttcaggacgctttctctctcccctccctttctctggctgtcctctgcccaccaatgagagggctgaggagagcccaggaggcggggcttatccctatacaggaaatggaccctgccgagctcctgcatgcaagagaagaagctccaggaaagtgaaactTAAAGAAGAAACCACAGGTACACAGgaaatactggggttactatacttattaatatcaggcatttggggtcattaattttgttttagtaactccatgtgccgcacattaatagcagttaaccccatcatgtccctcacattaacccctgtgtgcctcacataagagttactaatatgtgagacatatgggggtaataataataaagatactttattattacctccatgtctctcacatatcagtaactcttatgtgaggtacacaagggttaatgtgagggacatgatggggttaactgctattaatatgaggcacatggagttactaaattgtaatgcacatgaccagactttttatccacaattgtcctggtatagcgtatgggcataatactgtgtgcagggtccactatggggcataatagagcgcaggaatgcgtaggcggGACTCAGTTGAGATCGTCGGtgttgggggggggcccatgtcaaaagttcgccacgaggccccaccattcctagttacgccactgggcccgTACTATAGCAAGTGAGAGCCTACCAAGGTTCCCCACGTATGACTGCTTATTAGGCAATACCCAAAGCATGGCCTATTAGTCTAAAATGATAATacagtactttaaaaaaaaacataggtgGCCCTCATTCTttaacaacccctaaaataaaattaatttgatatttttaatgcaaggtaaataaaaaaaacaagcaatGGAAACACAGACGTGCCTTTGAATTTTACACCCAAATCAATAAACTATATGTAACCTAAAATAATGCCAGAAAAATTGCAATCTgtcccatactatatatacaagctATGTTgaaggaaaaatgtatattgctCTAGAATGTGTCAACATAAAAATGACTTACATAGTAGCCatcacaaataaataaataaataaataaatacagataatcaataaattatatgtaccccaaagagGTGCCATTGAAAAATGTATGGTGTTACACACAAAAATAGTCCCTGATATAGCTACGTCAGtagaaaatttccaaaagttaTGGATATTGAAATCTGAGaatgaaagaaacaaaaaaatgtgTTAAACTATTTCATTAGGAAAgacaataaaaacatacaaatacaGAATTGAATGCCATTACCCTTTAATGTCCGTGATAGTCGCTACAGAGACCATGTTTCCAGGATTCTTCATGCGATCGCTTGGTCCCTTTAAGTAATTCCGGTCTTCTTGTTTTGGTCGCTGCTGACTGTTGATCATGATGTTTTCATTTCGATTTGTATATTCTTGTCTGTCTACACTACCACATCGGTTGCAATACTGTGACATTGCCTGTATAGTATTCTGCGTGATGGCGGCCTCGCTACCTTTTCTCTAGTTAGAGTAGGATACTTTACTGCCCAATCTAATGATTCACTATACAGATAACCTGTTATAATTCTCTGACCTTTGCTCTGAAAGATGGTAATTTCTACATAACCCCCTTGTGTAGTAATATAAACCTTTGTCTGTTTTATCTACCTGCTTATTCCTTTGGTCTCTCTCCTTGTCTTCTCTGATCCTGCCTCTACTTAGTTACTGTTGCTGTGTTCAACAAGATTGTTTTCCGTGTACATGTATTCACCTGCATGGGGAGGCCGGCCTGCTTCACAGGTATACTATTTCCATTCCTTCACATGCTCTTTGTAACTTTTATATTGGGGATAGAGATGTCACACACAGGGAGTGCAGAATGCAAAATGTAACATTCTGGAGAAGCAAGAAAATACCAAATCACATTGTTTCTGGCTGTCCCGGCTTTCATATACTTCTACAATCTATTCCAGCAGCTAGGTTTGTATTATGCTAGTAATCTAGTAAAATATTCATCCAgcagttacttaaaggggtatcacAGTTACAGCTAACCATACTTTcggtatactttctgtatcagttctttatgattttcaagatctctgtatCAGTGGTTCAATAGGAAACTGTGAACCATATTCAGACACGGCAGATTTGTTGTCTTTATTTCTGATTtgtgaaataaatatttatttgcaATTTATTTCCCATTTTTATATGGCACCAATATGTTGCACAGCACTGTACGGAgacatctgcctctgtcactaACAGGACTTTTCCTAAATTCACATGTCAGTGAGTATCATCATGTGATGTCTGTTTTCTAACGGCCATCATGTGCCCACATTAATTTCACTGTCTTTGAAtggaggctattcacatgactgatattttgatggtccgttgtAACGTcctatcacaggcctcagctcATTCATAACGTCTCTGTGATCAGTAGAGGCCAAAAGAATGTTACCAGGGTCCAGGAGAGCTGAGTAAGGGTGGGGACAAAATACAGAAAATActgtgtattacagtacctgcaaagtggtaatcccttccacacaatgcaaaaaatatgcagcggaaatgctgtgattataaaaaatgtatgtcaattatatctacagaaacgcctgcCATTTTCTGTATACTTATAAGgtttgattcacatctgtgtttgggtttcctttcaccccccgaatggaaacctaatcctaatctgcataaaaaaacagaatcatgtggactccatagactataatggggtccgtgtggtttctgcatgaaaaatgagaGAGCGCtttgggaatggaatccccgaacgtagatgtgaaccgtgcactatagggacagaaagtccacagaggaaaacgttTTTTGGCTacagctcgctacgtggggccttagcataacaCTGCCTAAGGTAAAGTGTCTTGAAAagccagtttttaaaaaatgattttttaaaaGGCCTCAAACTGttggggggcattcacactattgTTGGATGTCTGCTATGATAgggtcagttaaaaaaaaaaaaaaatttaaatggatcagttaaaaaaccaGAGTGTCCGTTTTTATTCTGTTCGGTTTTTTGCTTATTTGGTTGTACTGCTGTCTGAGCATGCGTAGAAAAAACCCCGACAATAATAACAGTATACTGGATGACCATCCGTTACCATAGACGTTAATGTTAAAAAGTAATGGACGCTTAACATCTGTCATAAGCCTCTTATTTTgaacagacacaaaagtcctgcacgttGCGTTATGTCATCTAAAACAAAGAACATGTGACGGATTTGGTGAAAAGGGATACTAACAAACAACATATATTTTAACAGATTTATGACGGATCTATTAGTGTCTGTAGTTAACATTTTGTAACAGATgctagcaatggacactactgaTAGTAGTATACCCTGGAGCACAAAAATCTGTAATTGCTGTGTACAATGTAAAGAAAACCAGAATGCAATGATTTGTAATCTtatttattcacaatagaacacatatcagaaggtgaaagttagatATTTTTCAATTTCATTGTAAAAAATTGACttatttagaaattgatggcagcaaaGTTGAGAGCGGGTTAACAAGAGGCTGAAAAAGTAATTACTTTGTAATCGGTACTGAGGGAAAATAGTTGGTGTCACATGACTGGATAAAAAAAGAGCATGTTATGAGACAGAAACAAAGATGGTCTGTGGTTCACCAATCTGTGAAAAGCTGCATCCATACAATGAGGACCCATTTCAGAAAATGTTTCTCAACATAAAGTTTCAAAGACTTTGAATatcccatcatctacagtatGGCATATAGTATCATCAGAAGATTCGGAGAATAAGGAGAAGTCCATCTGCACAAAGGACAAGGCGACTGTCAATAAAGGATGTTCATGATCTGCAGACCTTCAGGTGGCAGTGCATTAAAAACAAATATGATTGGTAATGCAAATAACTGCATCGGCTCAGGAATCCTTGCAGAAATCCTTGCctgtgcaatccacaaatgcaagttaaagctgtagCATACAAAGAAGAAACCATATATACGGTACATACAACCCAGAAACACAGAGTTTTCTGTGATGAAGCTCATTATAATGGAAAAGGCAAAATGGAAaaactgttctgtggtcagaAGAATTGAAATTCTTTAAGTAAACCATGGATGTCGTGTCCTGTAATATCAAGAGGGGTGGGGCCATCCAGTTTATCAGATAAAAATTATCAATTCAAAAGGTTGGATCACTGTAGTATGGGGTTACATTAGTGTCTTTGGAATGAGCAGCTTACACTTCTTGAAAGACACTATCAATCCAGAGCAGTATCTAGAGGTTTTAGAACAACATATGCTCCCATTCAGACAACATGTCTTTCATGGAAGGCCTTGCATATATTTTACGCAGCACTAAAACACATAGTATGTTCATCACAGCAGCATGGCTTCAGAAAA carries:
- the SPMIP10 gene encoding sperm-associated microtubule inner protein 10, with protein sequence MINSQQRPKQEDRNYLKGPSDRMKNPGNMVSVATITDIKGLARLHVSEFSRRHPLIPKRYVMPWKQDMVNRKLITKHADLAGLYRGPQEESLFLQNKERQCHGEDHHIIMEKMRIPSQHRMTDFPLHSPLSRYQSYMINQKTRMLGSYE